One window of the Candidatus Chryseobacterium colombiense genome contains the following:
- a CDS encoding CocE/NonD family hydrolase — protein MKAHFSIVLIFLFIFGNSQTQQPDTFVKDNFTKKEFYIPMRDGTKLFTAVYIPKDISNKNKYPFLMQRTCYSIAPYGENEYRTKLGPNPYIMKDKYIFVLQDVRGRYMSEGTFTNMTPQVDRKTKKDVDESTDTYDTIDWLIKNIKDNNGKVGQYGTSYPGFYTAVGILAQHPALVASSPQAPISDFWNDDFLHNGRFMLAYFRTFPVFGVQKTKPENKAWYNDSMIKITSEDGLKFYRDMGTLKDGYEKYYKNNFFMTEIMNHTNYDEFWQKRSLLPHLKNVNHAVMTVGGWFDAEDLSGPLNIYKTIEKTSPKAKNTIVMGPFSHGAWAQEQGKHFHNQIYFGDSIATYYQKNIETKFFNHYLKGNTKQDVGLPEALMYDTGAKQWREFTTYPPKEGQKINFYLSNGTLKNAAGKGSSEYYSDPNNPVLSSDNLKDFNGFTPKNYMSEDQRFAEGRPDVLTFTTDALTEEMTFAGEIMAKLNIASTSTDADFAVKLIDIYPEDFKPAEKKDGVVYGNYHQMVRSEIMPARFRNSREKAEALIPNQKTAVNFRLQDVVHTFKKGHKIQIQISSTWFPLFAVNPQKFLDNPNFATKEDYTKAFIKVFDDSAIEVEVIK, from the coding sequence ATGAAAGCTCATTTTTCAATTGTACTTATTTTCCTGTTCATTTTTGGGAATTCACAGACACAGCAACCCGACACATTTGTAAAAGACAATTTTACCAAAAAGGAATTCTATATTCCCATGCGTGATGGAACAAAGCTCTTTACAGCTGTTTACATTCCTAAAGATATTTCCAATAAAAATAAATATCCGTTTTTGATGCAGAGAACATGCTACAGCATCGCTCCTTATGGCGAAAACGAATACAGAACCAAACTTGGTCCGAATCCTTATATCATGAAAGACAAATATATTTTCGTTCTTCAGGATGTTCGAGGAAGATATATGAGCGAAGGAACTTTTACCAATATGACACCACAGGTTGACAGAAAAACAAAGAAAGATGTTGATGAAAGTACCGATACATATGACACTATTGATTGGCTGATTAAAAATATTAAAGATAACAACGGAAAAGTAGGACAATACGGAACTTCATATCCTGGGTTTTATACGGCTGTAGGGATTTTGGCACAACATCCTGCTTTAGTTGCTTCATCTCCGCAAGCACCGATTTCAGACTTCTGGAATGATGACTTTCTTCACAACGGAAGATTTATGTTAGCTTATTTCAGAACTTTCCCGGTATTCGGGGTTCAAAAAACAAAACCTGAAAATAAGGCTTGGTATAACGATTCTATGATTAAAATAACTTCTGAAGACGGTCTGAAATTCTACAGAGATATGGGAACTTTGAAAGATGGTTATGAGAAATATTATAAGAATAATTTCTTTATGACTGAAATTATGAATCACACCAACTATGATGAATTCTGGCAAAAAAGAAGTCTTCTTCCTCATCTTAAAAATGTAAATCATGCGGTGATGACAGTTGGAGGCTGGTTTGACGCGGAAGATCTTTCAGGACCTTTAAATATCTATAAAACTATCGAAAAAACAAGTCCGAAAGCGAAAAATACCATTGTAATGGGACCTTTCTCTCACGGAGCCTGGGCACAGGAGCAAGGAAAGCATTTCCACAATCAGATCTATTTTGGAGACAGTATTGCAACATATTATCAGAAAAATATTGAAACGAAGTTTTTCAATCATTATTTGAAAGGAAATACAAAACAGGATGTAGGTCTACCGGAAGCCTTAATGTATGACACCGGAGCAAAACAATGGAGAGAATTCACAACATATCCTCCAAAAGAAGGTCAAAAAATAAACTTTTATTTATCCAACGGAACATTGAAAAATGCAGCAGGAAAAGGTTCATCAGAATACTACAGTGATCCGAACAATCCGGTTTTGAGTTCAGATAATTTAAAAGATTTCAATGGATTCACCCCTAAAAATTATATGTCGGAAGATCAACGGTTTGCAGAAGGAAGACCTGATGTTTTGACGTTCACAACAGATGCTTTAACAGAAGAAATGACTTTCGCCGGAGAAATTATGGCTAAATTAAATATTGCTTCCACTTCTACCGATGCAGATTTTGCAGTGAAATTAATTGACATTTATCCCGAAGATTTCAAACCTGCCGAGAAAAAAGACGGTGTGGTTTACGGAAATTATCATCAAATGGTAAGAAGTGAAATTATGCCTGCAAGATTTAGAAATTCAAGAGAAAAAGCTGAGGCTTTGATTCCAAATCAAAAAACAGCAGTAAATTTCAGATTGCAGGATGTTGTGCATACCTTTAAAAAAGGACATAAAATCCAGATCCAGATTTCTTCAACCTGGTTCCCTTTATTTGCTGTCAATCCGCAAAAATTCTTGGATAATCCGAATTTCGCCACGAAAGAGGATTATACGAAAGCGTTTATCAAAGTTTTTGATGATAGCGCGATTGAAGTTGAGGTAATAAAATAA
- a CDS encoding methylated-DNA--[protein]-cysteine S-methyltransferase codes for MYTQNQIDYERIAKAIEYIRSNFKLQPSLEEVAEKIHLSPAHFQKMFSDWAGTSPKKFLQFISLEHAKNLLKEEKASLFDTAYETGFSSTSRLHDLFVKIEGMSPAEYKNGGKSLHINYSFSETPFGNVITASTEKGICYMAFETDENKALGDLQAKFPNASFFEKQDEFQKNALSIFNKDWTKLNTIKLHLKGTDFQLKVWESLLSIPMGKLSTYGHLAEKIGNPNASRAVGTAIGSNPVAFLIPCHRVIQSSGNIGGYRWGSERKQLIVGWESSRIYSDS; via the coding sequence ATGTACACACAAAATCAGATCGATTACGAAAGAATTGCGAAGGCGATAGAGTATATCCGGAGCAATTTTAAGCTTCAGCCAAGTTTGGAGGAAGTAGCAGAGAAAATTCATTTGAGCCCTGCTCATTTTCAGAAAATGTTTTCTGATTGGGCAGGAACGAGTCCGAAAAAATTTTTACAGTTCATAAGTCTTGAACATGCTAAAAATTTACTAAAGGAAGAAAAAGCGAGTTTATTTGATACCGCTTATGAGACAGGGTTTTCGAGTACAAGCAGGCTGCATGATTTGTTTGTGAAGATCGAAGGAATGTCTCCGGCAGAATATAAAAACGGGGGAAAAAGTCTTCATATTAATTATAGTTTTTCCGAAACACCTTTTGGAAATGTAATTACGGCTTCCACAGAAAAAGGGATCTGTTATATGGCTTTTGAAACCGATGAAAATAAAGCATTGGGAGATTTACAGGCTAAATTTCCCAATGCTTCTTTTTTTGAAAAACAGGATGAATTTCAGAAAAATGCATTATCCATTTTCAATAAAGACTGGACGAAGCTCAATACGATAAAGCTCCATTTAAAGGGAACTGATTTCCAGTTAAAAGTCTGGGAAAGTCTTCTGTCCATTCCGATGGGAAAACTTTCAACGTATGGACATTTGGCTGAGAAAATAGGAAATCCCAATGCTTCACGTGCAGTCGGGACAGCAATCGGAAGCAATCCTGTCGCTTTTTTAATTCCATGTCATCGTGTCATTCAGTCCTCGGGAAATATCGGAGGGTATCGATGGGGAAGTGAAAGAAAACAGTTGATTGTAGGATGGGAAAGTTCTCGGATTTACTCCGATTCTTAA
- a CDS encoding alpha-ketoglutarate-dependent dioxygenase AlkB, whose protein sequence is MLSLFEDISDYPFNILPNDGIVHYYGKIFSQEKSDFYYKYLFNQIPWENDEAVIFGKLILTKRKVAWFGEKPFEYTYSKRTKYAKFWAPELLELKQKCEEITGETYNSCLLNLYHDGSEGMAYHSDAEKDLKKHGAIASLTFGAERKFLFKHKTTKEKIEIFLENGSLLVMKGTTQDHWMHRLPPTTKVNTPRVNLTFRTIEED, encoded by the coding sequence ATGTTAAGCCTATTCGAAGATATATCAGATTACCCTTTTAATATTCTTCCCAATGACGGAATTGTTCACTATTACGGAAAAATTTTTTCCCAAGAAAAGTCGGATTTTTATTATAAGTATTTATTCAATCAGATTCCCTGGGAAAATGATGAAGCCGTCATTTTTGGTAAGTTGATTTTAACCAAAAGAAAAGTCGCTTGGTTTGGTGAAAAGCCATTTGAATATACGTATTCAAAAAGAACAAAGTATGCCAAATTCTGGGCTCCTGAATTATTGGAGCTCAAACAAAAATGTGAAGAAATTACCGGAGAAACTTATAATTCCTGTCTTTTAAATTTATATCATGACGGAAGCGAAGGAATGGCCTATCACAGCGATGCCGAAAAAGACTTGAAAAAACATGGCGCCATCGCTTCTCTGACTTTTGGAGCGGAAAGAAAGTTCCTGTTTAAACATAAAACCACAAAAGAAAAGATAGAAATATTCCTGGAAAACGGGAGTTTGCTGGTTATGAAAGGAACAACACAGGATCATTGGATGCATCGGCTTCCACCGACTACAAAAGTGAATACTCCCAGAGTGAATCTGACTTTCAGAACGATTGAGGAAGATTAA